CTCGTCGTCTTCTGCTCTATGGCTATTGCCGGAGAGAGCCCCTCGATCGAGTCCACGTCGGGCTTGTCCATTTGCTCGAGGAACTGCCTTGCGTAGGCGGAGAGGCTCTCGACGTATCTCCGCTGCCCCTCGGCGTATATGGTGTCGAAGGCGAGAGAGGACTTTCCCGAGCCCGAGACCCCGGTAAGGACCACGAACCTGTCCCTGGGTATCTCGAGGTCGAAATCCTTCAGGTTGTGCTCTCTGGCGCCTTTTATGGTTATGCGGTCCATTAGCGGCCCTTTCTACGCGCCATCCCGGCGGCCGTAAGTATCGCCTCTATCATGCTCCGGGGGCTTGCCTTACCCTTCCACGCTATGTCGTAGGCCGTGCCGTGGTCCGGGGAGGTCCGTATAATGGGTAGCCCGAGGGTTATGTTAACCCCGTCGTCGAAGTGGAGGAGTTTTAAAG
This is a stretch of genomic DNA from Thermodesulfobacteriota bacterium. It encodes these proteins:
- a CDS encoding 4-hydroxythreonine-4-phosphate dehydrogenase PdxA; translated protein: LKLLHFDDGVNITLGLPIIRTSPDHGTAYDIAWKGKASPRSMIEAILTAAGMARRKGR